From Streptomyces sp. SAI-135:
AGACCCAGATGTGCACGGAGAGGTCTCCGCGGGACGCGTGGGCCTCCGCCCTGTAGTACGGGGCGACGCCGGACTCGTGGAACCGCTTCGGGTGGACGTACGCCTTGCCCTCGCCGGTGCCCGGGATCGGCCGGCTCTCCACGTCCGGGTCGGTCTCCGCCCCGTAGCGGGTGTCCGCGCTGTCGTCCGCGGGTGCCGAGAAGTCCTTCTGCTGCTCGAACTGGGCCAGCCAGATCTGCACCTCCTGACCGCCGTCCTCCCAGCCGGTGACCGCGGCCCGCAGGAACTCCTGCTCCTCGAGGAAGGTGTCAGCGGCCTCGGGGTCCTCCCACGTCCCGGCGTAGTCGTACAGGTCCATCCAGCCCTGCGGCTGCACCCAGTCCGGGGTGATCGCCCCGCTGGGCTTCTCCAGCAGCAGCTCGCGCAGGTCGCCGTCGTTCCTGACCTTGCGGTCCAGGGCCTCGGTGAGCGGCTCCGGCTGCGGCCCGCGGGCTTGCGGGAGCGGTGGCTGGACGAACGTGGGCAGCTTCGGCTCCCGGCCCGCCTGGACCAGGTATCCGGCACCCGCCCCGGTCACGACGCCGAGGGCGGCCGCGAGGGCGATCAGGTGTCTCTTCGGGCTCTTCAACGGCGTCTCCCACGGGGTGCTCGGCACGCGTTCCGCCCACGTGCCGCACAGGAGACCACCGGTCGGGGCCCGGAGTTGCAGCGCCGACGATCACAATCAGGCCACGTCCGACCGCGGCAACAGGCCAAGGTGCGTCACGGCGCCCTGGCCGTCGTACGCACTACCCTTCCCGCATGGCGAAGAAGCTCGTGATCAAGGTGACCGCCGGGGCCGACGCACCCGAGCGCTGTTCGCAGGCGTTCACCGTGGCGGCGGTGGCCGTGGCCAGCGGGGTGGACGTCTCGCTGTGGCTGACCGGGGAGTCGGCGTGGTTCGCGCTGCCGGGGCGGGCCGCGGAGTTCGAGCTGCCGCACGCGGCGCCGCTGCCCGAGCTGATCGAGGCGCTGCTCGCGGGCGGCCGGGTCACCCTGTGCACCCAGTGCGCGGCCCGCCGGGACATCACGGAGAAGGACGTCATCGAGGGCGTACGGATCGCGGGCGCGCAGGTGTTCGTGCAGGAGGCGCTCGCCGACGGGACGCAGGCGCTCGTCTACTGAGCGGGCTGAGCGGGCTGAGTGAGCTGTGTGAGCTGTGTGGACTGTGCGGCCCCGCGGCCTGTCACAACTGGTCGACAATTCAAGGAACGCCTTACCCGGCGCGGTTAGTCTCACGCTCGACGGCCACCCGTCCGTCGTCGACACCACCGCCGCTCTGGGGGATCCAACCGCATGCGCGCCCTGCGAATACTTCTGATCACCGCCGTGATTCTCGGCGGGCTGTTCGTCGCCGCCGACCGTCTGGCGGTCCACTTCGCGGAGGGCGAGGTCGCGGACCGGCTGAAGACGCAGGAGGGGCTGACCACGACGCCGAGCGTGGACATCAAGGGGTTCCCGTTCCTGACCCAGGTGGCCGGCGGTGAGCTCGACGACGTCGAGGTCGGGATGAAGGACTACGCCGCGGACACCGGGACCAGCGGCGGCACGATCCGTATCGACGACCTGAACGCCGCCATGAAGGGCGTCGCGTTCTCCGGCGACTACAGCTCCGCCACCGCCACCACGGCCGCCGGCTCGGCGACCATCGCCTACGACCAGCTGCTGAAGGCGGCCGGGTCGCAGGAGGCCCAGCTCCCGCTGGGCGTCACCGCCAAGGTCGTCGGCCTCTCCGACGGCGGGAACGGCAAGATCAAGGTCGACATCAAGTTCAGCGCCCTGGAGAAGCCCGTCTCCGTGCTCAGCAGCGTCAGCGTCGTCGACGGTGACACCGTGCGGGTGCACGCCGACTCGATCCCGAGCTTCGGCAACATCACCCTCGCCGACTCCGACTTCCGTTCAGTCGCCGACTTCGACCAGAAGATCGAGGGTCTGCCCGGTGGCATCAAGCTCGACAAGGTCGAAGCGGGTGCGAACGGTGTGGAGATCGCGGTGAAGGGTTCGGACGTCAAGCTCGCCGGGTAGGACGAGCCTCGGGCCGGACCCGGCTCGTCCGACAGGCGAGACGCTGACGTCCGTACCGTAGATGTGATGACGGCTACAGCCGCCCGGGAACCGTGCGACCGCGGCCCGGGCGGCTTCCTCGTCCCACATCCCGGACGATCGCATCTCAGCATGCGACACACCGGTGACATGCCGGTATGTCCGTCCCTACGATCGACCACTATGAAGCGACAGGCGGATCTCACGAAGCGGCGGGCAGTAGACCTGTGCCGCGTCGCCGCCATGCTCTGTCGCCCCTTCTGAGCGGACGGCACCGGCCTCCGCATCCCCTTGCCCTGGTGCACCAGGGCATCCGTGCGCCCCGCGCACCCTTCCGCACGCCCCGCCGCAACTGCCCCGGAGGAGAAAGAGCATGAGCCGCAGCGACGTCCTGGTCGACGCCGACTGGGTCGAGGCCAACCTCGACAACCCGAACATCGCGATCGTGGAGGTGGACGAAGACACGTCCGCCTACGAGAAG
This genomic window contains:
- a CDS encoding DsrE family protein, which codes for MAKKLVIKVTAGADAPERCSQAFTVAAVAVASGVDVSLWLTGESAWFALPGRAAEFELPHAAPLPELIEALLAGGRVTLCTQCAARRDITEKDVIEGVRIAGAQVFVQEALADGTQALVY
- a CDS encoding DUF2993 domain-containing protein — encoded protein: MRALRILLITAVILGGLFVAADRLAVHFAEGEVADRLKTQEGLTTTPSVDIKGFPFLTQVAGGELDDVEVGMKDYAADTGTSGGTIRIDDLNAAMKGVAFSGDYSSATATTAAGSATIAYDQLLKAAGSQEAQLPLGVTAKVVGLSDGGNGKIKVDIKFSALEKPVSVLSSVSVVDGDTVRVHADSIPSFGNITLADSDFRSVADFDQKIEGLPGGIKLDKVEAGANGVEIAVKGSDVKLAG